From the genome of Blastocatellia bacterium, one region includes:
- a CDS encoding alcohol dehydrogenase catalytic domain-containing protein has protein sequence MRETMRAVVFRGEGEWRIESSPSPQLQAADEVLLKVERASICGTDLHILSIPPGHPATPGTILGHEYVATVVEVGSDVRHLHPGDRVVIDPNITCGICEYCRLGFSNMCENMTTLGIFRHGGLAEWNVAPAKALHKISAQVSADRATLAEPFSCVLHSFEKSAFVPGESVAILGAGPIGLMFLMLYKAAGAYPICVIEPAEFRRQMAESLGADVALDPTLYDASREIKRRTHLGADIVIDAVGTLLPEALRLVRRGGRIILFGMNAHAARELNQYEITRYEITILGSYIQRTAFPKVVRVLEGGLLPLERLVTHHVELEAIGEGFRLLRSGEAVKVAVVP, from the coding sequence ATGAGAGAGACGATGCGCGCTGTGGTCTTTCGCGGTGAGGGGGAGTGGAGGATTGAATCTTCCCCCTCACCACAACTTCAAGCCGCGGACGAGGTCCTCTTGAAGGTGGAACGCGCGAGCATTTGCGGAACCGATCTCCATATCCTCTCGATTCCGCCAGGACATCCGGCTACGCCAGGAACGATCCTCGGCCACGAGTATGTTGCGACGGTCGTCGAGGTCGGCTCCGACGTGCGCCACCTTCATCCGGGGGATCGCGTAGTCATTGATCCCAACATCACGTGCGGGATCTGCGAATATTGCCGATTGGGCTTCTCGAACATGTGCGAGAATATGACGACGTTGGGCATCTTTCGGCACGGCGGATTAGCGGAGTGGAACGTCGCCCCGGCGAAAGCCCTGCATAAGATCAGCGCGCAGGTCTCCGCGGATCGCGCGACACTCGCCGAACCCTTTTCCTGCGTACTGCACTCATTTGAGAAGTCAGCCTTCGTCCCGGGAGAGAGTGTCGCTATCCTCGGGGCAGGGCCCATCGGACTCATGTTCTTGATGCTCTATAAGGCGGCTGGAGCCTATCCGATCTGCGTGATCGAACCCGCCGAGTTTCGGCGTCAGATGGCCGAAAGTCTGGGCGCTGATGTTGCTCTTGATCCCACTCTCTATGACGCATCTCGGGAGATCAAGAGACGAACCCATTTGGGTGCCGACATCGTCATTGACGCCGTTGGAACGCTCCTACCGGAAGCTCTTCGACTGGTACGACGTGGTGGGCGTATCATCCTCTTCGGCATGAACGCACACGCAGCGCGCGAGCTGAATCAGTACGAGATCACGCGTTACGAGATCACCATCTTGGGGTCATACATCCAACGCACAGCTTTTCCGAAAGTTGTGCGCGTGTTGGAGGGAGGGCTGCTGCCGCTCGAGCGATTGGTCACTCACCACGTGGAACTAGAGGCGATCGGCGAGGGCTTTCGACTCTTGCGCTCAGGCGAAGCCGTCAAAGTCGCCGTAGTCCCCTGA
- a CDS encoding sugar ABC transporter ATP-binding protein yields the protein MPSSEVLLRLEGITKTFGGIVALDDVDFEVKAGEVHALIGENGAGKSTLVKIATGVHASDRGRILWKGRAVKLQTPRDAHRLGIRMVPQELTLVPQLSVGENVFLGGLPSQRMLFSWVRWSDIHERARALLRELGHDIDPRRPASELSVAEQQLVEIARALAFEAELMVLDEPTSPLSERETERLFQTITRLKARGMGIVYITHRMREIYAIADRVTVLRDGRRILTKPISETSPEELVRAMVGREWQDYLPEQEPRTRGAPILRVEGLTAPGRFYDITFTVHRGEIVGLAGLVGAGRTELVEALFGAREYASGQILIDGCPVTIRTPADAIRHGMALVTDDRRAKGLIPTASVHTNVILSVQTQLARFGFLVRARAERQITERFLRELRVKTPSVDHPVMLLSGGNQQKIILARWLSMNPRIFLLDEPTRGIDVAAKAEIYEVIRRLAAQGAAILLVSSELEEIRHLADRVLVMHRGRIVGELRREEVTDDRILYLATGGEG from the coding sequence ATGCCCTCATCGGAAGTTTTGCTGCGACTGGAAGGCATCACGAAGACCTTCGGGGGGATCGTCGCGCTGGACGACGTAGATTTCGAGGTGAAGGCGGGAGAAGTCCACGCGCTCATCGGGGAAAATGGGGCAGGGAAATCCACGCTGGTGAAGATCGCGACGGGAGTTCACGCGTCTGATCGCGGTCGCATCCTATGGAAGGGGCGCGCTGTGAAGCTTCAGACGCCACGCGATGCCCACCGCCTAGGCATTCGCATGGTGCCTCAAGAGCTGACGCTTGTCCCTCAGTTGAGCGTGGGAGAGAACGTCTTCCTTGGAGGCCTGCCGAGCCAACGAATGCTTTTCTCTTGGGTTCGATGGAGCGATATCCACGAGCGCGCACGCGCGCTTTTGCGAGAGCTTGGGCACGATATCGATCCTCGACGTCCGGCGAGCGAGCTGAGCGTCGCCGAACAACAGCTCGTCGAAATCGCCCGAGCGCTCGCCTTTGAGGCTGAGTTGATGGTTCTCGACGAGCCGACCTCTCCCCTTTCGGAACGCGAGACGGAGCGCTTGTTTCAAACGATCACGCGACTGAAGGCGCGCGGCATGGGCATCGTCTACATCACGCATCGAATGCGCGAGATTTACGCGATTGCCGATCGCGTGACGGTCTTGCGCGATGGTCGGCGCATCCTCACAAAACCCATCTCGGAAACGAGTCCGGAAGAGCTGGTGCGCGCGATGGTCGGCCGAGAATGGCAGGATTATCTTCCCGAACAGGAACCCCGTACCAGAGGCGCGCCGATCTTGCGAGTTGAAGGCTTGACGGCTCCGGGGAGATTCTACGACATCACGTTTACCGTCCATAGGGGGGAGATCGTGGGTTTGGCGGGGCTTGTTGGCGCGGGCCGAACGGAACTCGTGGAGGCTCTCTTCGGCGCGCGAGAATATGCATCTGGGCAAATCCTCATTGACGGGTGTCCGGTGACGATCCGCACGCCCGCCGATGCCATACGACATGGAATGGCGCTTGTGACCGATGATCGAAGGGCCAAAGGGCTCATCCCCACAGCTTCGGTGCATACCAACGTGATCCTCTCGGTTCAGACGCAGCTTGCTCGTTTTGGATTTCTCGTCCGCGCGCGCGCGGAGCGACAAATCACCGAGCGCTTCCTCCGCGAGTTACGCGTGAAGACGCCGAGCGTTGATCATCCGGTCATGCTCTTGAGTGGGGGGAATCAACAAAAGATCATCCTCGCGCGTTGGCTTTCGATGAACCCGCGCATCTTTCTCCTGGACGAGCCCACGCGAGGCATTGACGTCGCCGCAAAGGCGGAGATTTACGAAGTGATTCGGCGCTTGGCCGCTCAAGGAGCAGCGATCCTCCTGGTTTCTTCGGAACTGGAGGAGATTCGACATCTGGCTGACCGAGTCCTGGTCATGCATCGCGGGCGGATCGTCGGAGAGCTTCGCCGGGAGGAGGTCACGGACGATCGCATCCTTTACCTCGCCACAGGAGGAGAAGGATGA
- a CDS encoding ABC transporter permease, with translation MNREIPSAWTDASRIFRLEWIVPLLRRFGPLLALLLMSGALAVLSPHFLTFENVLNVFRQSAVNALLALGQLLVIITAGIDLSVGSVLGFCCVLVALLLKTGVPTSIAIVTTLGVGIALGMTNGLLLTKLRLPHPFIPTLGMMNVARGLALVLSGGFPISELPEDFRFWGAGTLGGIPMPVIVVLVVYALFHLFLTHTTVGRDIYAIGGNKQAALLAGIPVDRRLITVYAMSGGLASLGAIILAGRMNSGFPLAGVGAELDAIAAVIIGGASFFGGVGTVWGTLVGALIMGVLRNGLNLLDVSAYWQTTVIGVVIVIAVWVDVLRQRALERRRVFRR, from the coding sequence ATGAATCGCGAGATTCCTTCAGCATGGACAGATGCGAGCCGGATCTTCCGATTGGAGTGGATCGTGCCACTACTGCGCCGATTCGGTCCCCTTTTGGCACTTCTTCTGATGAGCGGAGCGCTCGCCGTGCTCTCCCCGCATTTTCTCACCTTCGAGAACGTGCTCAACGTCTTCCGGCAGTCCGCCGTTAACGCGCTACTCGCTCTCGGCCAATTGCTCGTCATCATCACGGCGGGGATTGACCTCTCGGTGGGTTCTGTCCTCGGGTTCTGTTGCGTCTTAGTCGCTCTGCTGCTCAAGACGGGAGTGCCGACCTCTATCGCCATCGTGACAACGCTTGGTGTTGGGATAGCGTTGGGGATGACCAACGGATTGCTGCTCACGAAGCTTCGTCTCCCTCACCCATTCATCCCCACGCTGGGGATGATGAATGTCGCCCGCGGATTGGCGCTCGTGCTCTCCGGGGGATTTCCAATCTCTGAACTTCCCGAGGATTTTCGCTTTTGGGGTGCTGGGACTTTGGGCGGCATCCCCATGCCTGTGATCGTCGTCCTAGTCGTCTACGCACTGTTTCATCTCTTCCTCACGCACACGACCGTAGGGCGCGACATCTACGCCATTGGAGGGAACAAACAGGCGGCGTTGCTCGCAGGTATTCCCGTAGATCGTCGCCTCATCACCGTCTATGCCATGAGCGGGGGATTGGCGTCTCTGGGAGCCATCATCTTGGCCGGACGGATGAATTCGGGATTTCCACTTGCGGGCGTCGGCGCTGAGCTGGATGCCATCGCGGCTGTGATCATTGGCGGAGCCAGCTTCTTCGGCGGCGTCGGCACAGTCTGGGGGACCCTTGTCGGAGCCCTCATCATGGGCGTCTTGCGGAATGGATTGAACTTGCTCGATGTCTCTGCCTACTGGCAGACGACGGTTATTGGAGTCGTCATCGTCATCGCGGTGTGGGTGGACGTGCTTCGGCAACGCGCCCTGGAACGTCGCCGCGTGTTTCGACGGTGA
- a CDS encoding radical SAM protein, which produces MSQVGAFIRYLRRLPREKRLHTVILFVTSHCNAKCRTCFYWSALNQEGDLTFPELERLSRTMPRFQQLLLSGGEPTLRDDLPEIVALFHRNNGIESLNFPTNGLKPERARAFVERILEENEALTVYLNFSVDGLAATHDRLRAVPGNFAKVEHAIALVQPLRERFRGRLWVGVVSVICEENHHELIRLAEYFLERRVLDGHYFQIVRGDPLDPTLKAVPPDALRKLYGEISRVQEEYARRAFDDPDRAARWMKRMIYVGTFNFHHRVQFANYVHGKAWPMPCTAGETSLVIDFNGDVRACELRAPLGNLRDYDMDFVAFWNSAARQHELEAIARDRCFCTHVCFLHDSLRFSLKAQLVGIPTSYLARRFW; this is translated from the coding sequence GTGTCTCAGGTCGGAGCCTTCATCCGCTACCTGCGTCGTCTGCCGCGGGAGAAGCGCTTGCATACGGTGATCCTGTTTGTGACCTCTCACTGCAATGCGAAATGCCGCACGTGTTTTTATTGGTCGGCGCTGAACCAAGAGGGCGACTTGACCTTCCCAGAATTGGAACGCCTCTCGCGCACGATGCCTCGGTTTCAACAACTCTTGTTGAGCGGTGGGGAGCCGACGCTGCGAGATGATCTGCCGGAGATCGTCGCGCTCTTTCATCGGAACAATGGAATCGAGAGCCTGAATTTTCCGACGAATGGGTTGAAACCGGAGCGCGCGCGCGCCTTCGTCGAGCGCATCCTGGAGGAGAACGAGGCCCTCACCGTCTATCTGAATTTCTCCGTGGACGGGCTGGCGGCGACCCACGATCGCCTTCGCGCCGTTCCGGGAAACTTCGCGAAGGTCGAGCATGCGATTGCCCTCGTTCAACCGCTTCGGGAGCGCTTCCGAGGGCGCCTTTGGGTTGGCGTCGTCTCGGTCATCTGCGAGGAGAATCATCACGAGTTGATTCGCCTGGCCGAATATTTCCTGGAGCGACGCGTCCTGGATGGCCACTATTTTCAAATCGTTCGTGGCGATCCCTTGGATCCGACGCTCAAGGCCGTCCCGCCCGATGCGCTGCGGAAGCTCTACGGCGAGATCTCGCGTGTTCAGGAGGAATACGCGCGGCGTGCTTTCGATGATCCTGATAGAGCGGCGCGATGGATGAAGCGAATGATCTATGTGGGGACGTTCAACTTCCATCACCGCGTGCAATTCGCCAATTACGTTCATGGGAAAGCCTGGCCCATGCCCTGCACGGCCGGCGAGACCTCGCTCGTGATTGATTTCAACGGCGACGTTCGCGCATGCGAACTACGCGCCCCCTTGGGAAATTTGCGCGATTACGACATGGACTTCGTCGCCTTTTGGAATTCGGCAGCTCGGCAGCACGAACTCGAAGCGATCGCTCGCGACCGATGTTTCTGCACGCACGTCTGTTTCCTTCACGATAGCCTGCGCTTCTCGCTGAAGGCTCAGCTTGTGGGGATTCCGACGAGTTATCTCGCGCGCCGCTTCTGGTGA
- a CDS encoding sugar ABC transporter substrate-binding protein, with the protein MQGMDRWGLRISLALVISSLLFAGGGCRRTGTTRVYRIAVVTKALDSEFWLMLKRGAEAAARAHPDVEVTVLAPEREINIDQQVAILEDQILKKVSALIVAPAGAAEVIPVLNRAKAAGIPVLLVDTDAPWPEKLSYIGTDNRLGGKLAGEYIVRVLGGTGKVAVIRGILGVAAHEDRVAGFQDALARAPGIELVTIQPANSERALAMTVMENILTSHPDLRAVFATNDQMALGAMEAIAARNLTGKVILVGFDATQEAVRAVKAGQMHAVVAQHPFEMGRRAVEAAIKVIRGEPIEKRIDTGTTLVTRENADEFLQGGRMP; encoded by the coding sequence ATGCAAGGAATGGATCGATGGGGCTTGCGAATCAGTCTCGCGCTTGTGATCAGCAGTTTGCTCTTTGCCGGTGGCGGATGCCGACGCACAGGGACAACTCGGGTATATCGCATTGCCGTCGTGACGAAAGCCCTGGACAGCGAGTTCTGGCTCATGTTGAAACGAGGGGCCGAAGCCGCGGCGCGCGCACATCCCGATGTCGAGGTCACCGTGCTCGCTCCAGAGCGCGAGATCAACATTGATCAGCAGGTGGCCATCTTGGAGGATCAGATTTTGAAAAAGGTCTCGGCGCTTATCGTCGCTCCGGCTGGGGCTGCCGAAGTCATCCCGGTGCTCAATAGAGCGAAGGCCGCCGGAATCCCCGTGCTCTTGGTGGATACTGATGCTCCCTGGCCAGAGAAATTGAGCTACATCGGGACGGACAATCGGCTGGGAGGCAAGCTCGCGGGCGAATACATCGTCCGCGTGCTCGGAGGAACGGGGAAAGTGGCTGTCATTCGCGGCATCCTGGGCGTCGCGGCGCATGAGGATCGCGTAGCTGGATTTCAAGATGCGCTCGCTCGTGCTCCCGGCATTGAATTAGTCACCATCCAACCAGCCAACAGCGAACGAGCGCTCGCGATGACCGTGATGGAGAATATCCTGACCTCGCACCCAGATTTGCGCGCCGTCTTCGCGACGAACGACCAAATGGCGCTGGGCGCGATGGAGGCCATCGCGGCTCGCAATCTGACGGGGAAGGTCATCCTCGTCGGATTCGATGCCACGCAAGAAGCCGTCCGCGCCGTCAAAGCCGGACAGATGCACGCGGTCGTCGCCCAGCATCCGTTCGAGATGGGTCGACGCGCTGTCGAAGCGGCCATCAAAGTCATTCGCGGAGAGCCCATCGAGAAGCGCATTGATACGGGCACGACGCTCGTCACGCGCGAGAACGCGGACGAATTCTTGCAGGGAGGGAGAATGCCATGA
- a CDS encoding TIM barrel protein, which yields MRIATAPVSWGIFEIEGMGAQRSYAEVLDEMSQAGYEGTELGPYGYLPSDPIHLRAELARRYLELVTAFVPVPLSEPERFERAFADVLRTADLLSALGVTLLVVADALTPHRMAIAGRVTPEDGLAESQWETAVAFLHRIAAACRARGLRVAFHHHAGTFIETPQEIERLLAMTDPEAIGLCLDTGHFVYGGGDPIHAVRTYGPRIWHVHAKDVDPKVLERVRREPLTFTEAVRAGLFCPLGDGLVDFPTLIRELRGQHYRGWIVVEQDVDPSHPNANPLRDAMRSQIYLRQIFEHLDLTD from the coding sequence ATGAGGATTGCGACGGCACCGGTGAGTTGGGGGATTTTCGAGATCGAAGGCATGGGCGCGCAACGGTCCTATGCTGAAGTCCTCGACGAGATGAGCCAAGCCGGATACGAGGGGACGGAACTCGGCCCGTATGGATATCTGCCCTCAGATCCGATCCACTTGCGCGCAGAATTGGCACGACGCTATCTGGAGTTGGTCACCGCCTTCGTCCCGGTTCCACTCTCGGAGCCCGAGCGCTTCGAGCGCGCGTTCGCAGATGTCCTGCGCACCGCCGATCTGCTTAGCGCGCTCGGCGTCACGCTCTTAGTGGTGGCGGATGCCCTCACCCCTCACCGTATGGCCATTGCCGGTCGCGTCACGCCAGAAGACGGGCTCGCGGAATCGCAATGGGAAACGGCCGTCGCCTTTCTGCACCGCATTGCCGCGGCTTGCCGTGCTCGCGGACTTCGCGTCGCGTTTCATCACCATGCGGGGACGTTCATTGAAACCCCGCAGGAGATCGAGCGCCTTTTGGCGATGACGGATCCTGAGGCGATCGGCCTGTGCTTGGACACTGGCCACTTCGTCTACGGAGGGGGGGATCCAATTCACGCCGTCCGAACATACGGGCCGCGCATCTGGCATGTTCACGCCAAGGACGTCGATCCGAAAGTACTGGAGCGCGTGAGGCGAGAGCCCCTCACTTTCACCGAAGCCGTGCGAGCGGGCTTGTTCTGTCCGCTGGGGGATGGGCTCGTTGACTTCCCGACGCTCATTCGGGAACTGCGAGGACAGCACTACCGGGGATGGATCGTCGTCGAACAGGATGTAGATCCGAGCCACCCCAACGCCAATCCCCTACGGGATGCGATGCGAAGCCAGATCTACCTGCGCCAGATCTTCGAGCATCTCGATCTCACAGATTGA